The following proteins are encoded in a genomic region of Acidobacteriota bacterium:
- the tkt gene encoding transketolase: MSDLNRDKSHRTAINTLRFLAVDMVEQANSGHPGAPMGLAPLAYLLWTRHLRHDPRHPDWPNRDRFVLSCGHASALIYGLLHLAGFDLPMEELKRFRQLGSKTPGHPEYGLTPGVETTTGPLGQGFATAVGMAMAREHLGARFNRPGHELFDHRVWVVASDGDLMEGVAAEAASLAGHQKLGCLKVFYDDNRITIDGGTDLTFTEDTAQRFEAYGWFVQTVADGRDLDALEAAAQAAAAEEERPSLVVVRTHIGYGSPNKQDTSKAHGSPLGEREVALTKDNLGWPQEPTFLVPDGVRESFEPAAASGAEARQGWLEQLESYRRDHPEAAAELDRRLAGELPEGWRDLLPRFAPEDGPIATRSASGKALSALVPSVQELVGGSADLAGSNNTTQPDEPFFSPEHREGRNHHFGVREHAMAAAANGMALSGLLTPYYGTFLIFSDYLRPALRLGALMGVHSVAVLTHDSIFLGEDGPTHQPISQLLSLRSIPRVTVLRPADANETAAAWAVALTRRQGPVVLALTRQKLPVLAQTASAAAEGVARGGYVLSEATAGEPRLLLLATGSEVELALGAQRALEQDGVATRVVSMPSWELFEAQPKTYRQQVLPPDVPLRLAVEAGSPMGWDRYVGPRGAVLGLDGFGESAPYKDLAEHFGFTVEAVAERARALLADD, translated from the coding sequence ATGAGCGATCTCAACCGCGACAAGTCCCACCGCACCGCCATCAACACCCTCCGCTTCCTGGCGGTGGACATGGTCGAGCAGGCCAACTCCGGTCACCCCGGTGCCCCCATGGGGTTGGCGCCGCTGGCCTATCTGTTGTGGACTCGCCACCTGCGCCACGACCCTCGACACCCCGACTGGCCCAATCGGGATCGCTTCGTGCTCTCCTGCGGTCATGCGTCGGCGCTGATCTATGGGCTGTTGCACCTGGCCGGTTTCGACCTGCCCATGGAAGAGCTGAAGCGGTTTCGTCAGCTGGGCTCCAAGACCCCGGGGCATCCGGAATACGGTCTGACCCCCGGGGTCGAGACCACCACCGGTCCCCTGGGGCAGGGCTTTGCCACCGCCGTGGGCATGGCCATGGCCCGGGAGCACCTGGGGGCGCGGTTCAATCGTCCGGGGCACGAGCTCTTCGACCATCGGGTCTGGGTGGTGGCCAGCGACGGCGACCTGATGGAGGGCGTCGCCGCCGAGGCGGCTTCGCTGGCGGGACACCAGAAGCTGGGTTGTTTGAAGGTCTTCTACGACGACAACCGCATCACCATCGACGGCGGCACCGATCTCACCTTCACCGAGGACACCGCCCAGCGCTTCGAGGCCTACGGGTGGTTCGTCCAGACCGTCGCCGACGGCCGCGATCTGGATGCTCTGGAGGCCGCCGCCCAGGCTGCCGCTGCGGAGGAGGAGCGGCCATCGCTGGTGGTGGTGCGCACCCACATCGGCTACGGCAGCCCCAACAAGCAGGACACTTCCAAGGCCCACGGCTCGCCTCTCGGGGAGCGCGAGGTGGCCCTCACCAAGGACAACCTGGGCTGGCCCCAGGAGCCCACCTTCCTGGTGCCCGACGGTGTTCGGGAGAGCTTCGAGCCCGCCGCCGCCAGCGGTGCCGAGGCCCGGCAGGGTTGGCTCGAACAGCTGGAGAGCTATCGCCGGGACCACCCCGAAGCCGCCGCGGAGCTCGATCGTCGGCTGGCCGGGGAGCTGCCGGAGGGCTGGCGCGACCTGCTGCCCCGCTTTGCCCCGGAGGATGGCCCCATCGCCACCCGCAGCGCGTCCGGCAAGGCGCTCAGCGCCCTCGTACCCTCGGTCCAGGAGTTGGTGGGCGGCTCCGCCGACCTCGCCGGCTCCAACAACACCACCCAGCCCGACGAGCCGTTCTTCTCCCCCGAGCATCGCGAGGGGCGCAATCATCACTTCGGCGTCCGCGAACACGCCATGGCCGCCGCGGCCAACGGCATGGCCCTCTCGGGGCTGCTGACGCCCTATTACGGCACCTTCCTGATCTTCTCCGACTATCTGCGGCCGGCCCTGCGGCTGGGAGCCCTCATGGGGGTTCACTCCGTTGCGGTGCTGACCCATGACTCCATCTTCTTGGGCGAGGATGGCCCCACCCACCAGCCCATCAGCCAGCTGCTCTCGCTGCGCTCCATCCCGCGGGTGACGGTGCTGCGCCCCGCCGACGCCAACGAGACCGCCGCCGCCTGGGCGGTGGCCCTCACGCGGCGCCAGGGGCCGGTTGTATTGGCCCTCACCCGGCAGAAGCTGCCGGTGCTGGCGCAGACCGCCAGCGCCGCGGCGGAAGGGGTTGCCCGGGGCGGCTACGTGCTTTCGGAGGCCACCGCCGGCGAGCCTCGTCTGCTGCTGCTGGCCACCGGTTCGGAAGTGGAGCTGGCGCTGGGAGCCCAGCGCGCGCTGGAGCAGGACGGAGTGGCGACCCGGGTGGTGAGCATGCCCAGCTGGGAGCTCTTCGAAGCCCAGCCGAAGACCTACCGCCAACAGGTGCTGCCGCCGGACGTGCCGTTGCGGCTGGCGGTGGAGGCGGGCTCGCCCATGGGCTGGGACCGCTACGTCGGCCCCCGCGGGGCGGTACTGGGCCTCGACGGCTTCGGCGAGTCGGCGCCGTACAAGGACCTGGCGGAGCATTTCGGCTTCACCGTCGAGGCGGTCGCCGAGCGCGCCAGGGCGCTCTTGGCGGACGACTGA
- a CDS encoding asparagine synthase-related protein, translating into MSGFAVMVQLGAMSAPRRVFAELVDRLRHRGPDGCEIRWLPRAALAHQHFWTTPEEVGEIQPLAKADAELYLSFDGRLDNRDELLTLLDLRSASGLSDAALVLESYRRWGRECLARLLGPFALALYDAKRRALLCGRDALGDRSLFYARPAGAFLAASEEQALLAHPSVAGDPDEESLARFFACREPRAGRTFYAAIRELPPGHGLWLEDGAVELFQYWAPDWTRRLQFRREADYQEHFRELLERSVQRRLRTAASPAVLMSGGLDSTSVAALASRRLEAAGRPRLTAVTWIFDELVSCDERSFARAVAERSRLDSIELPADGLWPRVSGPGEPMGCNSPTVNPYRRLLDRAYRAAGEAGCRSVLTGWSGDHLWIGTERWLADLLREGRFAEAGREVLSELARGASPRRGAGPVAELLRLRRRRSRATAEAFPWLTAQARRHLRATEEAEAEADERSQRFAGLQVWNLVAERGQAARSGADPRHPYRDRELVEAMLAMPAHQLYRRGRSKHLLREALAGELPTEIRTSRGDRGRLDALFRRGLFERERGRLTRLLDGQGAVWRRYVDPHWVRQAMGRDGGFGGRGGRGGGLEAVILWSCASAEIWHRRSAA; encoded by the coding sequence ATGTCTGGTTTTGCCGTGATGGTCCAGCTTGGAGCGATGTCGGCGCCTCGGCGGGTTTTCGCTGAGCTCGTGGACCGACTGCGCCATCGCGGCCCCGACGGCTGCGAGATCCGCTGGCTGCCGCGGGCTGCCCTGGCCCACCAGCATTTCTGGACCACTCCGGAAGAGGTGGGCGAGATCCAGCCCCTGGCAAAGGCCGATGCGGAGCTCTACCTGAGCTTCGACGGCCGCCTCGACAATCGCGACGAGCTTCTGACGCTGCTCGATCTTCGGAGCGCGTCGGGACTCTCCGACGCCGCCCTCGTGTTGGAGAGCTATCGCCGCTGGGGCCGGGAATGCCTCGCCCGCCTCCTGGGTCCCTTCGCGTTGGCTCTCTACGACGCCAAGCGGCGGGCGCTGCTCTGCGGCCGGGACGCCCTGGGGGACCGTAGCCTGTTCTATGCCCGGCCGGCGGGAGCTTTCCTCGCCGCCTCGGAAGAGCAGGCTCTGCTCGCCCATCCGTCGGTGGCGGGGGATCCCGACGAAGAGTCCCTGGCCCGCTTCTTCGCCTGCCGCGAACCGAGGGCCGGCCGCACCTTCTATGCGGCCATTCGTGAGCTGCCGCCGGGGCATGGGCTCTGGCTCGAAGACGGGGCTGTCGAGCTCTTCCAATATTGGGCTCCGGACTGGACGCGGCGCCTGCAATTTCGGCGGGAAGCCGACTACCAGGAGCACTTTCGGGAGCTCCTGGAGCGCAGCGTCCAGCGCCGCCTGCGCACCGCTGCATCGCCGGCGGTGTTGATGAGCGGCGGTCTCGACTCGACGTCCGTCGCCGCTCTCGCCTCCCGCCGGCTCGAAGCCGCTGGCCGGCCACGTCTGACGGCCGTCACCTGGATCTTCGACGAGCTGGTGAGCTGCGATGAGCGGTCCTTTGCGCGGGCCGTGGCCGAGCGCAGCCGTCTCGACTCCATCGAGCTGCCGGCGGACGGTCTGTGGCCCCGGGTCAGCGGCCCCGGAGAGCCGATGGGCTGCAATTCCCCTACCGTCAATCCCTATCGCCGCTTGCTCGACCGGGCCTACCGCGCTGCCGGCGAGGCAGGCTGTCGCTCGGTTCTCACCGGCTGGTCCGGGGACCATCTTTGGATCGGTACGGAGCGTTGGCTTGCCGATTTGCTGCGCGAGGGGCGCTTTGCGGAAGCGGGGCGGGAAGTTCTTTCCGAGCTCGCCCGCGGCGCTTCGCCCCGCCGGGGAGCCGGCCCCGTAGCGGAACTATTGAGGCTGCGCCGCCGCCGCTCGCGGGCCACCGCCGAGGCTTTCCCGTGGTTGACGGCGCAAGCCCGGAGGCATCTGCGGGCCACGGAGGAGGCGGAGGCGGAGGCGGACGAGCGTTCCCAACGGTTTGCCGGCCTCCAGGTGTGGAATCTGGTCGCCGAGCGCGGCCAGGCCGCCCGTAGCGGTGCCGATCCGCGGCACCCCTACCGGGACCGCGAGCTGGTGGAGGCGATGCTCGCCATGCCCGCCCATCAGCTTTATCGGCGCGGTCGCTCCAAGCATTTGCTGCGGGAGGCCCTGGCCGGCGAGCTGCCCACCGAGATCCGGACATCGCGAGGGGACCGCGGGCGTCTCGATGCGCTCTTCCGGCGAGGTCTGTTCGAGCGCGAGCGCGGGCGGCTGACGCGTCTGCTGGATGGGCAGGGCGCTGTTTGGCGGCGCTACGTTGACCCCCACTGGGTCCGACAAGCGATGGGCCGCGATGGCGGGTTCGGTGGTCGAGGCGGCCGTGGCGGAGGTTTGGAGGCGGTGATCCTATGGTCCTGTGCCAGTGCGGAGATTTGGCACCGGCGGAGTGCAGCATGA